The Ipomoea triloba cultivar NCNSP0323 chromosome 4, ASM357664v1 DNA segment GAAGGTCAATTGCTTAGTGCTGAAACATTTGCTTGTGCTATTTTATGTCTTGTCTAACACCAGTCTACCGGGTAAGCTGTTGGAAGCTGATGCTCTAGCTACAGTCAGTACACCTTTGACAGCATCCTCTATACCTGATTTACCTATACGGGCTGATCTTCCTATATTTCATAAACCACATTGGAAACATGCTCCTCCTTATGTTGCACCAGGGCTAGAGCTAGTTCCGGCTCAGCCTCCTAAGTATGGTCCATTGGTAACTTATGCACACCCTCCTTCAAGCTCCCACTTGTCCAGACCATTaatgaagaagagtggagtagtaCCTCCGACTGCAGGGCTCTTACCTCCAAAATTTGATCAGATTGCTCCAACACAATCAAGTGCTAGTAGTATACCTTTGGCTCAGCCACCACTTTCACCTCAAACTTCTGGTAAGAATTCCATTTTCAGGAGAGAGATACACAGAACTTTAGTCATTATAATCATGCTATGTTATTGTcattttttgtgattttgtctattatttagtataaatagTTCTTGATTGAATTTACTTAAACCCGGCATTAAGATTTAAGAAACTTAATTGCTTAAATAAATATCATGTGCATAGTGCCAAGTTTGTAAATGATCTATTTGATCCCAAACAAGTCCCAACAAAACACCCCCACCTTCCACCCCTCTCccacaaaaatgaaattaaaaatagaaaaagaaaaaaaaagttaggggAAAAATGAATAACTGTGTTGCTTTCATTCTTTGTTTTTGCAGACTGTTGTGGACCAGACATGGTACTTAAGAGAGGAAGTCTGCCTTGCAACTGTGTGTACCCAATAAAGATCGATCTTCTCCTTTTGAATGTCTCATCTAACCCACATTGGAATAATCTTTTTCTAAATGAATTTGCTAAACAATTGGGTTTGCAGATTTCTCAAATTGAGCTAATTAACTTTTATGTTATTGATTTGTCAAAACTTAATATCTCAATGGACATTACACCATACAAGGGAATTAGCTTTTCAGCAATCGAAGCCTCCAACATAAACTCTTCATTGTATATGCATAAGGTTCATCTAAACCCTGCATTAGTAGGTGGTTATCAACTTCTCAATATAACCTGGTTTAAAGCTCCAGCCTCATCTCAAGGTAATTTCTTAAACATGACATCAATCATTACTATTGATCTACAAAATGTTGAGAATATAGGTTACTTGCTATAGTTTGGACCTTTTTTGTGAAGCTCTTATCTTTTCTAAGTTGTAAATAACTTTTGTGTGTTATACAGCACCTCTAGCTGCTATGTCACCAATGGAAGCAGGTCCACACCTACCTTCAACTCATGCCCCATTCACCCCTGCAGATAAGGGGAAGCATCCAAACTTGATTCTTATTGTGGGAATTGTTGCTGGCATACTTATCTTTGCAGTTATCTCCATGCTGATAATTTATGCCTGTGCTTCTAAGCGAGGAAAGAAGAAAAGATCACCTAACGAGACTGGTATCTGATTTTATATGCAATCATCACTTCCTTGCAAAATTGTTGTGTTTTTTCCCCCCTCTCATTTACAAAAGTTTCTGAAGCTTGTTCTACTACCACTTTTTTTTACATAAGCTTAGTTTCCAATCATAAACTTTCTAGCAGAACTGATCAAGGTGTTCTTGAAATTAAAACTGTGTTTCCAGCAttcctattatttaaatttggAGCATTGAGTAACCAAAATATAGAAGTTAGAAGAAACATACTGAATTCGAAGTGCTTGAGATGgctttacatttttcttttaaatatataaactagcAGAACACCGACTTTTTATTTCTTCTAACTTCTAGTCTTTTTGTTCTTTCACTTGTTCTCTTCATAACAGTGAAGCCTAGGAGTGTAGATTCAATTCAAACTGTAGGGTCTTTTGCCCATCCTACAAGTACAAGGTTTCTTGCATATGAAGAACTGAAAGAAGCGACAGCTAACTTTGCACCATCTAGTGTCCTTGGAGAGGGTGGTTTTGGCAGGGTGTTCAAGGGTGTATTAAGTGATGGTACTGCTGTGGCCATCAAGAGACTTAGTAGTGGAGGACAGCAAGGAGATAAAGAATTTCTAGTTGAGGTTGAGATGCTTAGTAGACTACACCACCGAAATCTTGTGAAACTTATTGGCTATTATAGCAGTATTGATTCTTCACAAAACCTACTGTGTTATGAGCTTGTTCCTAATGGAAGCTTGGAGTCTTGGCTTCATGGTAAATTTTTATGTTCCTAATGTGTATAAATTTAGTTCTGAAGCATTTCTAAAGGAGATTACTTAGAGTTAATTACCTAGTCCATTAACAATTCTGATCTAGTTGTGCAATTTGACAATTGCACTGATTTGCTGCAGGCCCTTTGGGGGTAAACTGCCCTCTGGACTGGGACACCAGAATGAAGATTGCGCTTGATGCTGCAAGAGGACTTGCGTACTTGCATGAGGACTCCCAACCATGTGTTATCCACAGGGATTTCAAAGCATCCAATATTTTGCTTGAGAACAACTTTCATGCTAAAGTAGCTGATTTTGGTCTAGCAAAACAAGCCCCTGAAGGCCGAGCAAATTATCTGTCTACCCGTGTTATGGGCACATTTGGGTTGGTTTCTTCCTTCAACtggttaataattaataatacacaGGGAATCATTGACTAAATTGGAAGGCTCTGCAGGTATGTAGCCCCTGAATATGCTATGACCGGGCACCTATTAGTAAAAAGTGATGTCTACAGTTACGGGGTTGTCCTCCTTGAGTTGTTGACTGGAAGGAAGCCTGTGGACATGTCACAACCATCAGGACAGGAGAATCTTGTTACTTGGGTATGTTGTGACTTTGGCACAGGCTGTCATttgtttttgttcattttttgcCATACTAattgtgtttatatatttttggtaaatggtaatCATACATGAGAGTTGTTTCAGGCCAGGCCAATCCTAAGAGATAAAGATCGACTGGAAGAACTTGTTGATCCACGACTTGATGGGAAGTATCCGAAGGAAGATTTTGTACGGGTTTGCACAATTGCTGCAGCTTGTGTTGCTCCAGAAGCAAATCAACGGCCTACAATGGGGGAGGTTGTACAATCACTAAAGATGGTGCAGCGCGTAACTGAGTATCAGGATTCCACAGCAAATTCCAACCCTCGACCCAACCTTAGGCAGTCATCCACAACCTTTGAATCCGATGGTACATCATCAATGTTCTCTTCTGGTCCTTACTCTGGCTTGAGTGCATTTGAAATGGACATCTCTCAGACAGCCGTATTTTCTGAAGACCTACATGAAGGACGATAACCATTCTTACAATCTGAACTGCAGTAGAACTTTGCAGGGAATTTTTGTGATGTAATGGCAGATCTTTCTTTCCCCCTTGTATTTGATTCCCCTTGGGCTGGGATGGTGGGGCTATTCATCCCTTGTAGAGAACCATTGTTCAGTCAGTTTTTCAATGTGGTAACTCTCTACTGTTGGATGAGAGCTGTACATATGTTTGATACCATCGCTTCTTTTTCATATTGGAAATGTATTGTTGGGTTCTACTACTTAATTTTGTCTGCTAACTCAATTCCTTCTATATGTGGCTTTGTTTTAGTTCCCTCTTTTTAGTTCATGCTATTTTGCTTTTGGTCCTTTAAGAATACCCCCAAAAAGAAAGTCAAGCTAATATATAGACAGTGGAGCATACAATCAAGCCACTAGCATTTGCAGTGGGGAATTTTGTTTATGCATAGAAGAAATACCGTTATTGTAAATCTTAAAAGTTAGATCATGAATGATCTACTTTCAACAGAAATGCTatgctttttccttttttatgcAGCCAATTAGCTATCTTCAATTTAAAAGTTAGCATCAACTTAAACTCTCTGCCCACCTCACTTATCTTAGGAATGATTGCACGAGGCCATTTTTCATATTTGCTTTCAATCTGGAGCTGCACCActttcttgtgttttttttgCCACAAAATATTCAGCTCTGGACATTTGTCATATTGTTATATTGTTTGATCTCTTTCTCTTGGAAACcattataagaatatatttcttttatatatgcGCATGCACCACATACACCCACTGCAAATAGTGCTGTAACTGCTGATCTGAGGGTGAGTGTGTTTCTGGGTTCCacaaattgaaagaaaatatataaaaactagcTACTGGtacctttctttttttttttttttaaagaatagcTACTGGTACTTTTTAAGCTACTCATCATTGATTTTGCCAAACTACATGCACGAATAATGACAAAATGCCAAACTATACGCTCAAGTGAATGAAATGGGGACCTATATGATTCTTGCAGATGGAATAAGATGTTTGAGTAAAAATGTGAAACATATGAACACTGTACTATCCTAGTGGCTCCCTGCTCTAGCTTGGTTAGCATTCTATCTATCTTCTGCAGGTGCATGCCTGGTAGGACCAGAGGCTCACTGATGATGGTGAGACCAACCAAATTAAATGTTCTCTCTCCAGTATTATTTCTGTACCCGGCCAGGCCAGAATGTGATAGATTTATGCCCATTGAATTTAAGTGAAggagtaaataaaataaaaagtagagGGAGGGAGCTAGGAAACTAAGATTGAATTTCAATACTTGGATTATTTTTGGGGTCTGAACTACATTTACAACTTTAATTTCAGTGAACCAACTAACCCTTCTAGCTAGCTCTAAATTAAATGGAATTCACAGAGATTGTGTCCTTGAAGAAAGTGTGGGTGATGAAGGATGAAGTGTGGGGGAGCTCTTCCAGCTCATCGTAGAAGTCGTAGTTTTCTTTCTTGTGATTTGGGGGTGGAGAATTGAAGTCCATGAGATGAGGGTACCGGCAAGACAAGGGCTCTCCGTCTAGCAGAAGACTACTGTAGGTTCCCAAGGTTTCTGTAAAAAGGTAGTTGTTTATAATGATATGTTGAGAGGTGTTGAATGGAGATTGGGAGTAGTGGAAACTATCCTTCTCCTCATCATAACCATTATTGTCCTTCAGGCGGGTTCTGTGCTGCTCCATTTGagcttcttctcctccttctggCACTGGAATTGTGggattatcttcttcttctaccgCTGCAGGCTCCGGATCGGAGCTGGATGCATGGTTATGAGTGGACGTGTAAGTGATGATAAGCACAGAGGCATCCATTCTGCTCCTCTCTACCTGTTTCTTAGCTGAACAACCCTTTGAGGTGCTGCATCTGTAATAACTcctgcacacacacacatatataatcaaaGGAAAGGAGCTAGCTAGCTAATTAAGTGAACTACTATGTAGTATACCTGGGATGAGGAGATCCTTTAATGGGTTTTTGCCCATATTTTCTCCAGGACCAACTATCTGAAGGAGGAGGcccactacaaaaaaacgcggAAATAACGACGGATTTTGCGACGGATTCATTCCGTTGCTAATTTAACGACGGAATAGtgacggattagcgacggatttacttattttaaaaaaattaaaagttagtgACGGATCAGCGACGGTAATTTGTGACAGAAAACGTTTGTCGTTAAATCcgtagctaattttagcggtAAATTGCCGCGCATAAAATTGAGACGAATTAGCGACGGATTAACGACGGATTTTTGGTGGGCTGatttaatagttttatttgctacggattagcgacggaaaaatatccgtcgctaaggTTTAAAacatctatttattttttttacaacctAGTGACGGAATAATGACGGAAAATGGTATCCGTAGCTACCTAGCGACGGAtatttgaatccgtcgctagagaGCGACGGATTCAAATATCCGCCGCTAAAACATCATtgatggattttttttaaatagattaGCGACGGATTGACATTCGTCGCTAGAGTAATACgcccaattttttattttttttttagaatatagCTACGGATTCAAATCCTTCGCTAAGTTAAACCGCTTAATGTCTTGTGTATGTCATGTAGCGACGGAATTGAGGGAATTCCGTCGCTATATATAGCGACGGAACCTCAAATCCGTCGCTAAGTTAATGACGTGGGTTTATttgccaatttttttaaataaaatgtagcGACGGATCGTCTTATCCGTCGCTAAACGTTGGAAAAAAGAAACAGACTTGCAAAACGCCCAAAATAAAATGGATCTTCATAACCCTAAGATCAGCCGCCCACTGCTCTCTCATAACCTCACAAACCTGCGTCCTGCTCCTCCAATCGCCGCCCACGAACCGCCGACCGCCGGAAACAATCCGCTGCTCACCGCCAGCCGCCGACCGCCGACTGCCGGAAACAAGGTCTGCTCCTCCTAAAACAACCACTCTGCCCACTCTCCTCTCCACGCTCCGTCGCTGCACACCGCCCTCCTACGACCACCGCTGCCAGTGCGCTGCCACAATGACTTCTCTCCTTTTTCCTTCGCTCACTGCCCAGGTTATTCCTTCGCTCAGTTACTTCTCTCCTTTTTATTAGTAGggcatttagattttaattccTTTATATTAGCAGGGCATTTACTTCTCTCCTTTTTATTAGCAGGGCATTTAGATATGTATGAATGTGTTTCTATAGACTGTAATTCCTTTCTATGGAATAGTAATAGAAAAAAATGTTGTATCTa contains these protein-coding regions:
- the LOC116016512 gene encoding proline-rich receptor-like protein kinase PERK15 produces the protein MLHFAELLLVFSTQNGVVRKVNCLVLKHLLVLFYVLSNTSLPGKLLEADALATVSTPLTASSIPDLPIRADLPIFHKPHWKHAPPYVAPGLELVPAQPPKYGPLVTYAHPPSSSHLSRPLMKKSGVVPPTAGLLPPKFDQIAPTQSSASSIPLAQPPLSPQTSDCCGPDMVLKRGSLPCNCVYPIKIDLLLLNVSSNPHWNNLFLNEFAKQLGLQISQIELINFYVIDLSKLNISMDITPYKGISFSAIEASNINSSLYMHKVHLNPALVGGYQLLNITWFKAPASSQAPLAAMSPMEAGPHLPSTHAPFTPADKGKHPNLILIVGIVAGILIFAVISMLIIYACASKRGKKKRSPNETVKPRSVDSIQTVGSFAHPTSTRFLAYEELKEATANFAPSSVLGEGGFGRVFKGVLSDGTAVAIKRLSSGGQQGDKEFLVEVEMLSRLHHRNLVKLIGYYSSIDSSQNLLCYELVPNGSLESWLHGPLGVNCPLDWDTRMKIALDAARGLAYLHEDSQPCVIHRDFKASNILLENNFHAKVADFGLAKQAPEGRANYLSTRVMGTFGYVAPEYAMTGHLLVKSDVYSYGVVLLELLTGRKPVDMSQPSGQENLVTWARPILRDKDRLEELVDPRLDGKYPKEDFVRVCTIAAACVAPEANQRPTMGEVVQSLKMVQRVTEYQDSTANSNPRPNLRQSSTTFESDGTSSMFSSGPYSGLSAFEMDISQTAVFSEDLHEGR
- the LOC116016513 gene encoding uncharacterized protein LOC116016513, whose amino-acid sequence is MPLCLSSLTEPAAVEEEDNPTIPVPEGGEEAQMEQHRTRLKDNNGYDEEKDSFHYSQSPFNTSQHIIINNYLFTETLGTYSSLLLDGEPLSCRYPHLMDFNSPPPNHKKENYDFYDELEELPHTSSFITHTFFKDTISVNSI